A region of the Candidatus Chromulinivoraceae bacterium genome:
ATAAAAGAATAAAAAATACATCAGAAAAGTTATAGACAGCACGTGGAAGGTTTAATAAACTGATCGAATGACTCAAACCATAAGCACAATAAAAGACCGTATTAAAGCGTATAAACAACACATTGATGAGCGAGCCTCAACACTAATGGGGTACCCAGAAAGCATGCATTTCGACTACTCTCCACTCAGCGATTTTATGAATTACAACATTGATAATCTGGGCGATCCGTATTCCGATCTTCTCTATGGAGTAAATTCATGTGAGTTCGAGCGAGAAGTGATTTCTTATTTTTGGTCCATGCATTCGGGGGTTCGAATCCCTCCACCCCAGCCAAGATTATCTAGATAAAAAACATATGCTTCATTTTTTGGAGCATATGTTTTTATATTGTCATTCATTGTCGCCCTATGAATGAGAGCGAAGCCAAGCAGCTATTCCTTTTGCAGGCTTGACCCAATGAGCAATATCTTTTACAAGGGAAGCATCGACATGCTGCGGAAGGTCATATTCGGCTGGTGTGGATCGGGCTTTTCCAGGAAAGAAGAGGTGATTGTCGGCGGCATACACGCGAAAGGTTATGTCGTGTCGTCGATCAAGCTCAGTTTTCCACCGCGAGAAATCATCTTCAACGGTCACTTGATAATCACGACCGCCTTGTGCAATAAACATTGGCTTGTCTAGCGCACTGGCGACAACTACAGGATCATAACTGCGCATATCAAGCCAGTATGATGCCGGGAAACCAAAAGGTAATGCATTAGATTCAGTTAATAAAGAAAGATTTGGGTCATCTACCGCTTGCACCTGATGGCTAATAATTTCAATAGCTTTCTTGTTGGCTGCAGTAGGTTCTATCTCAGCGAGATAGCGCGCGACACGAACGGCTGCATGCTGCATGGGCTGAGTATCTCCCGCCAGAATTATCAGTCCGGCAATTGATGGTTCGACTGTTGCTACTCGCGGGGCAACTTTGCCACCCATACTGTGGCCTAAAACGAATATACGTGTGGGGTCTACTATGGGATGTTTTTGCAGTATATGAATAGCAGCAATCGCATGAGGTACGTACTCCT
Encoded here:
- a CDS encoding alpha/beta fold hydrolase, with product MNTDITAVPLKIVTALRDEKFELVESLFAPPLRAVASADSIRAAWAAEINKSGAVVSIGETISENIEQGLLRVSVPLVQERGELTIIMSVDDKGMLQGLRFAPATSVEWTPPTYVKPSKFTEEEVAIEAKSMAVKGTLSLPNGEGPYPAVVLLSGGGPFDRDETYGPNKPLKDIAWGLATQGIATLRFDKVTFTDSEIANSNGFTMSEEYVPHAIAAIHILQKHPIVDPTRIFVLGHSMGGKVAPRVATVEPSIAGLIILAGDTQPMQHAAVRVARYLAEIEPTAANKKAIEIISHQVQAVDDPNLSLLTESNALPFGFPASYWLDMRSYDPVVVASALDKPMFIAQGGRDYQVTVEDDFSRWKTELDRRHDITFRVYAADNHLFFPGKARSTPAEYDLPQHVDASLVKDIAHWVKPAKGIAAWLRSHS